Proteins encoded by one window of Archaeoglobus veneficus SNP6:
- a CDS encoding ABC transporter substrate-binding protein, producing MRGVTRRDFLKYVGVAGSMALGMSFLGCAQQETKPTPAEVTETAEKKGEEIVIGALFDLTGPTGDVGKDYAQAVQDYIRLVNERGGIDGYTLKLEWVDYAYKVPEALSAYKRFKSMNVPGIIGWGTGDTDALKQDVARDKIVYISASYSPKLTNPAEAPYNFVTITDYTTQLRAVLKFAKENSDKEKPKVVFIYPNVPYGTDPIPGGKEYAAELGFEIGNDEIVDLKATSAMEQLQRVKEFGADFAWVGGTISSTSVILKNAMDLGLETTFMVNVWGWDRRITELAGEAAEDHYYNWPGVLWGEESAEGMADIMYAHNTWHPNDGGHTIHYVKGWLNAMMLVKGIQMVVDKGEEVTGENIKHELETLRNYDPEGLAPPISWFPDDHRPSMVNRIYTVEGGKIKELGMVELERRADWLGK from the coding sequence ATGAGGGGTGTAACGAGAAGGGATTTCCTGAAGTATGTGGGTGTTGCTGGCTCGATGGCCCTTGGAATGTCATTCCTCGGGTGTGCGCAGCAGGAGACAAAGCCAACACCTGCTGAGGTTACTGAGACCGCTGAAAAGAAAGGGGAGGAAATAGTCATAGGAGCGCTCTTCGATCTCACAGGCCCGACGGGAGACGTTGGCAAGGACTATGCCCAGGCAGTGCAGGACTACATCAGGCTCGTCAACGAGAGGGGCGGTATTGACGGCTACACTCTCAAGCTTGAGTGGGTCGACTACGCGTACAAGGTTCCAGAAGCGCTCAGTGCTTACAAACGTTTCAAGTCCATGAACGTTCCCGGTATAATAGGATGGGGTACTGGCGATACCGATGCTTTAAAGCAGGACGTTGCGAGGGACAAGATAGTGTATATCTCTGCATCTTACTCTCCCAAGCTCACGAATCCTGCTGAAGCTCCGTATAACTTTGTGACCATTACGGACTACACGACCCAGCTCAGGGCTGTGCTGAAGTTCGCTAAAGAGAACTCAGACAAGGAGAAGCCAAAGGTTGTGTTCATCTATCCGAATGTGCCCTACGGAACCGACCCGATTCCGGGCGGTAAGGAATATGCTGCCGAACTGGGCTTCGAAATAGGAAACGATGAAATCGTCGATCTTAAAGCTACCTCGGCCATGGAGCAGCTCCAGCGCGTTAAAGAATTTGGAGCGGACTTTGCGTGGGTTGGTGGCACTATAAGCTCTACATCGGTCATCCTCAAGAACGCAATGGATCTTGGCCTGGAAACGACGTTCATGGTCAACGTCTGGGGATGGGACAGGCGTATAACAGAGCTTGCTGGTGAGGCTGCTGAGGACCACTACTACAACTGGCCAGGTGTTCTCTGGGGTGAGGAGTCTGCTGAGGGCATGGCTGACATCATGTATGCGCACAACACCTGGCATCCCAACGATGGTGGACACACAATCCACTATGTTAAGGGCTGGCTGAACGCGATGATGCTTGTAAAGGGCATTCAGATGGTTGTTGACAAGGGTGAAGAGGTTACCGGAGAAAACATCAAGCACGAACTTGAAACGCTCCGCAACTACGATCCGGAGGGCCTTGCACCGCCGATATCCTGGTTCCCGGACGATCACAGACCTTCGATGGTCAACAGAATTTACACAGTCGAAGGTGGAAAGATAAAGGAACTCGGAATGGTAGAACTGGAAAGGAGGGCAGACTGGCTTGGCAAGTAA
- a CDS encoding ABC transporter ATP-binding protein produces MLELNNVEVVYNDFILVLKGVSIEIEKGSIVTLLGPNGAGKTTTLKSISGLIKPERGEVTRGTIVYEGKRIENRDPEENARDGIIQVMEGRRIFEELTVEENLRAGSYISGNTDFDMVYNYFPNLREKRNLRGGYLSGGEQQMLAIGRALLAKPKLLLLDEPSLGLAPIVVKEIFEIIKRINREENVTILLVEQNAKLALEIADYGYIMENGRIVMDGEAEKLRQNEDVREFYMGMTDMGRKSYREAKRYKRRKRWLT; encoded by the coding sequence CTGCTCGAGCTGAACAACGTCGAAGTCGTTTACAACGACTTCATTCTTGTTTTAAAGGGAGTCTCCATAGAGATAGAGAAGGGCAGCATAGTTACGCTACTCGGCCCCAACGGAGCAGGCAAGACAACAACGCTGAAGTCAATCTCCGGTCTAATAAAGCCGGAGAGGGGAGAGGTCACGAGAGGCACGATAGTTTACGAAGGCAAACGGATCGAAAATAGGGATCCCGAGGAAAACGCGAGGGATGGAATAATTCAGGTCATGGAGGGGCGGAGGATATTCGAGGAGCTAACAGTCGAGGAGAACCTGAGGGCTGGAAGCTACATAAGTGGAAATACGGACTTTGACATGGTGTACAACTACTTCCCCAACCTCAGGGAAAAGAGAAACCTCAGAGGTGGCTATCTGAGTGGTGGAGAGCAGCAGATGCTTGCCATTGGTAGAGCCTTACTTGCGAAGCCAAAGCTTCTACTCCTCGACGAACCGAGTCTCGGTTTAGCTCCAATTGTGGTTAAGGAGATTTTTGAGATAATAAAGAGGATAAACCGTGAGGAAAACGTCACCATACTCCTCGTTGAGCAGAATGCAAAGCTCGCATTAGAGATAGCGGACTACGGCTACATAATGGAGAACGGGAGAATCGTTATGGATGGCGAGGCGGAGAAGCTCAGACAGAACGAGGATGTGAGGGAGTTCTATATGGGGATGACCGACATGGGCAGGAAGAGCTACAGGGAGGCGAAGAGGTATAAGAGGAGAAAGAGGTGGCTCACATGA
- a CDS encoding phenylacetate--CoA ligase family protein: MNLIETLRAQIRRNCHNPFYLRKLKEAGLKPDDIKTLEDFERIPFMTRAELYEILSNDYGSFMRDDVVRMNLSPSPLGLIPILNTKRDIEAMNRANARAFERAGVTKDDVVMITFGYHIFIAGLMFHGGFEELGAKTIPLGPGSTAQAMEVAEKLKPTVLVANPSFALKLAKEGLEGIRVLIAAGEPFSSVRGYKEKVRRAFGDDITLVDYYGMAECTPVACECKHETGLHVTTDFCYVEVIDPETGERVGEGERGEIVVTHLNKDAMPLQRYRTGDLGILESVECLCGMSLTMPTGVFGRTDEMYKVKGVKIYPSQIPFVLKSFPGLTGKFRLEIDKTDKGTDWLKVVVEGQGDAEQIKARLREALLVTPEVEVVEKLDKEGVEDRRY, translated from the coding sequence ATGAATCTGATTGAAACGCTCAGAGCCCAGATAAGGAGGAACTGCCATAATCCCTTCTATTTGAGAAAGTTGAAAGAAGCTGGCCTGAAACCAGACGACATAAAGACTCTTGAAGACTTTGAGCGCATACCCTTTATGACGAGGGCTGAGCTTTACGAAATCCTTTCGAATGACTATGGGAGCTTCATGCGGGACGACGTGGTAAGGATGAATCTCTCACCATCGCCCCTCGGGCTCATCCCTATTCTGAACACGAAGAGAGACATAGAGGCAATGAACCGTGCGAACGCAAGAGCATTCGAGAGGGCTGGAGTAACGAAGGACGATGTTGTGATGATTACCTTTGGCTACCACATTTTCATCGCCGGGTTGATGTTTCACGGAGGGTTTGAGGAGCTTGGGGCGAAAACAATTCCACTTGGCCCCGGTTCGACTGCACAGGCGATGGAGGTTGCAGAAAAGTTGAAACCAACGGTCCTCGTCGCAAATCCGAGCTTTGCTTTAAAGCTCGCGAAGGAAGGGCTTGAAGGAATAAGGGTTCTAATTGCCGCCGGAGAACCCTTCTCGTCTGTGAGGGGCTACAAAGAGAAAGTCAGAAGAGCTTTTGGCGACGACATAACTCTGGTGGACTACTACGGTATGGCGGAGTGCACACCCGTAGCATGTGAATGCAAGCACGAGACTGGCTTACATGTGACGACGGACTTCTGTTACGTTGAGGTTATTGATCCCGAAACAGGTGAGAGGGTTGGGGAAGGTGAGAGGGGCGAAATCGTCGTAACTCATCTGAACAAGGATGCAATGCCTCTCCAGAGATATAGAACAGGTGATTTGGGCATTCTCGAGTCTGTGGAATGTCTTTGCGGCATGAGCCTCACAATGCCAACGGGAGTATTCGGCAGAACGGATGAAATGTACAAGGTAAAGGGCGTCAAGATATATCCATCCCAGATTCCCTTCGTTCTCAAGAGCTTCCCAGGGCTGACGGGCAAATTCAGACTCGAAATCGACAAAACCGACAAGGGCACGGACTGGCTGAAGGTAGTCGTTGAAGGGCAGGGCGATGCTGAGCAGATTAAGGCGAGGCTAAGGGAGGCTTTACTCGTAACGCCGGAAGTCGAAGTGGTGGAGAAGCTCGATAAGGAAGGTGTTGAAGACAGGAGATATTAG
- the polC gene encoding DNA polymerase II large subunit, with amino-acid sequence MLLTLDRFFPLFDEKESGDSEDDRRFSILLDEIRHYHELLLNEVERVYAIAREARKKGLDPSTEVEIPIARNMAERVERLLHIDGIAERIMELEESGVSREKICFIVAEEIVKGKFGSFDRLEAIDKAVRSAVAILTEGVVAAPIEGIAKVKIDRNDDGSEFLKIYYAGPIRSAGGTAQVISVLVGDYVRRILGLNRYIPTEQEILRYIEEIPLYKKVANLQYLPSDEEIRLIVSNCPVCIDGEPTEDAEVSGYRNLPRVETNRVRGGMALVIAEGIALKAPKLKKLVDVLGIDGWEWLDKLINKGGDSGSDGKEENEAIKPKDKYLSDIVAGRPVFSHPSRKGGFRLRYGRARNSGFATVGINPATMVISDNFIAVGTQLKVERPGKAGSVVPVTSIEGPTVRLKNGDVIRVDTIQEALAIKDDIDAILDMGEILINYGDFLENNHPLLPSPFVYEWWIQEVKDKVPKGDYRRIDEDTALMLCDEYGVPLHPDYTYLWHDLSVEEVLYLRDWISTGKIEGKYGKSTLVVEMDKKGKEILEKLLLEHKVRDGRVVIEKWKVFVRCLGLNTELKKCREETEAKDALELVRKLSDLDVRARSPSRIGARMGRPEKAKERLMSPPPHVLFPIGHAGGKTRDIKNAINYTSAYNAAKGTISVEVATRKCRECGKETIWLRCECGGMTEQYYRCPKCGMKTGSETCPKCGEETLGYSRRNVNIRELYENALRNVNERDTFSVIKGVIGLTSKNKVPERLEKGILRAKHGIAVFKDGTIRYDMTDVPITHFRPREIGVSVEKLKELGYSVDWKGNELKSEEQIVELKPQDIILAKNAAEYLVRVAKFVDDLLVKFYGMEPFYKVEKPEDLIGHLVIGLAPHTSAGVLGRIIGFADVLAGYAHPYFHAAKRRNCLHPREKVVVRDSEGIKILQIGEIVEKYKPGEIEVLHYDEGKLVWKIPRDFVRIKSPKKLLKIRTEYGREIIVTPDHKFPILDENTGELIEVKAEKLRPGDVTLTACKVPVSSEVKEINVVEHFVHEKYRAHGLRDVVKEKAKEKGITIKELCKQLGISRSAVDKDSIPMNVLHRLSEILGLNINEVEFRITHRKKFISVPSKIKLTREFGFLVGMYLSDGFARSNNRLNQVSVASSSKEVAEMISKIFKDLFGYRPSIRKDGNVYVLTASGKTIYKLFVDVLGLGRNAREKRIPWFAFNNKEFALGVISGLIQGDGSVGKEVSITTVNRDLVNDIVMLMLTLGIFAGISYENRQHRSENYIEYKVRIYSRDTIQELIDLGLIKTDKTEKLASILERSGASRRKEFGDAVLVKIKEIEQVDSDTEYVYDFVIDGNKTFVAGQGGLITIDCDGDEDCVMLLLDGLLNFSRSYLPDKRGGRMDAPLVLTVIIDPKEVDSEVHNMDIVETYPLEFYQATLRYASPKELTGIIERVEDRLESDLKYCGLSFTHDTADIAAGVKESAYKALKSMQDKVKAQMRLAEKIMAVDEHDVAEKVISCHFLPDIIGNLRAFSRQEFRCVNCNQKYRRIPLQGKCVKCGGKLTLSVHGGSIKKYLDISKYLSETYNVSEYTKQRLMLIDLEIRSLFESDTRKQVKIMDFF; translated from the coding sequence ATGCTGCTAACCCTCGACAGATTCTTCCCGCTTTTTGATGAGAAAGAAAGTGGCGATAGTGAGGATGATAGGCGATTTTCGATACTCTTAGACGAAATCAGGCACTATCACGAGCTCCTTCTCAATGAGGTTGAGAGAGTATACGCAATTGCGAGGGAGGCGAGGAAAAAAGGCCTCGACCCCTCAACAGAGGTCGAGATCCCCATTGCAAGAAACATGGCCGAGAGAGTTGAAAGGCTGCTCCACATAGACGGAATTGCTGAAAGGATAATGGAGCTTGAGGAAAGTGGAGTTAGTAGGGAGAAGATCTGCTTCATAGTGGCTGAAGAAATTGTTAAGGGAAAGTTTGGAAGTTTCGACAGACTTGAAGCCATAGATAAAGCTGTAAGGAGTGCCGTTGCAATACTTACCGAAGGTGTTGTTGCCGCGCCTATAGAGGGAATAGCTAAGGTCAAGATCGACAGAAACGATGACGGTAGCGAATTCCTCAAGATATACTATGCAGGCCCCATCAGGAGTGCTGGCGGCACAGCTCAGGTCATCTCCGTTCTCGTTGGAGATTACGTTCGCCGCATTCTCGGCCTAAACCGCTACATCCCAACCGAGCAGGAAATTCTACGATACATAGAGGAGATCCCTCTCTACAAGAAAGTCGCTAACCTTCAGTATTTACCGAGCGATGAGGAAATCAGGCTTATCGTCTCAAACTGTCCCGTATGCATCGACGGTGAGCCGACAGAAGATGCAGAGGTTTCAGGATATAGAAACCTGCCGAGAGTTGAGACGAACAGAGTGAGAGGCGGTATGGCCCTCGTAATTGCAGAGGGTATCGCCCTGAAGGCTCCGAAGCTGAAGAAGCTCGTTGATGTCCTCGGTATCGATGGCTGGGAGTGGCTTGATAAACTCATAAACAAGGGCGGCGATTCTGGTAGCGACGGAAAAGAGGAAAACGAGGCAATAAAGCCGAAGGACAAGTACCTCTCAGATATAGTTGCTGGAAGGCCAGTCTTCAGCCATCCGTCAAGGAAGGGTGGCTTCAGGCTGAGATACGGAAGGGCGAGGAACTCTGGCTTTGCGACAGTTGGAATAAATCCGGCAACAATGGTTATATCGGACAACTTCATAGCTGTAGGGACGCAGCTCAAGGTGGAAAGGCCGGGAAAGGCTGGAAGCGTCGTGCCGGTTACGTCCATTGAAGGGCCGACTGTAAGGCTGAAGAACGGGGACGTCATACGCGTTGACACCATTCAGGAAGCCCTCGCGATAAAGGATGACATCGACGCAATACTCGACATGGGTGAAATCCTCATAAATTACGGAGATTTTCTCGAGAACAATCACCCTCTCCTGCCCTCACCTTTCGTTTACGAGTGGTGGATACAGGAGGTTAAAGATAAAGTTCCGAAAGGCGATTACAGGCGAATCGATGAGGATACTGCCTTAATGCTCTGCGACGAGTACGGCGTCCCCCTCCATCCAGACTACACGTATCTCTGGCACGATCTGAGCGTTGAAGAAGTCCTGTACCTGAGAGACTGGATTTCGACGGGGAAGATAGAGGGCAAGTACGGAAAGAGCACCCTCGTCGTAGAAATGGACAAAAAGGGCAAAGAAATTCTCGAAAAGCTCCTTCTCGAGCACAAGGTAAGAGACGGCAGAGTGGTAATTGAGAAATGGAAGGTTTTCGTGCGCTGCCTGGGCCTTAACACTGAGCTGAAGAAGTGCAGGGAAGAAACCGAAGCGAAGGATGCCCTTGAGCTCGTCAGGAAATTATCTGATCTCGACGTCAGGGCGAGATCACCTTCAAGGATTGGAGCGAGGATGGGAAGGCCGGAGAAGGCAAAGGAGAGATTGATGAGTCCTCCACCCCACGTGCTCTTCCCAATAGGGCACGCAGGCGGGAAAACGAGAGACATAAAGAACGCAATAAACTACACGAGCGCATACAACGCAGCCAAGGGAACCATCAGCGTTGAAGTTGCCACGAGGAAGTGCAGAGAGTGTGGGAAGGAAACCATCTGGCTTCGATGCGAATGCGGGGGCATGACAGAGCAGTACTACCGCTGCCCGAAGTGCGGAATGAAGACAGGCAGCGAGACATGCCCGAAGTGCGGGGAGGAAACACTCGGCTACAGCAGGAGGAACGTGAACATTAGAGAGCTCTACGAAAATGCCCTGAGGAACGTAAACGAGAGAGACACGTTTTCTGTAATAAAGGGTGTTATAGGTCTCACTTCGAAAAATAAAGTGCCTGAAAGGCTGGAGAAGGGAATTCTAAGGGCGAAGCACGGGATTGCGGTGTTTAAAGATGGTACGATTCGTTATGACATGACAGATGTTCCTATCACCCACTTCAGGCCAAGGGAAATCGGAGTTAGTGTCGAAAAGCTGAAGGAGCTGGGCTACTCCGTTGACTGGAAGGGGAACGAGCTAAAGAGCGAAGAGCAGATAGTGGAACTGAAACCACAGGACATAATTCTGGCGAAGAACGCTGCCGAGTACCTCGTTAGAGTGGCGAAGTTCGTGGACGATCTCCTCGTTAAATTCTATGGGATGGAGCCGTTCTACAAGGTTGAAAAGCCTGAAGACCTCATAGGACACCTGGTTATAGGCTTGGCCCCGCACACATCTGCCGGAGTTCTGGGAAGGATCATAGGATTCGCTGACGTTCTCGCTGGCTATGCACATCCGTACTTCCACGCTGCTAAAAGAAGGAACTGTCTGCATCCGAGAGAGAAAGTTGTAGTAAGAGATAGTGAGGGTATCAAAATCCTGCAGATAGGTGAAATCGTCGAAAAATACAAGCCTGGTGAAATAGAAGTTCTCCACTACGACGAAGGAAAGCTCGTATGGAAAATACCGAGAGATTTTGTAAGAATAAAGTCCCCGAAGAAGCTTCTAAAAATAAGAACAGAGTATGGAAGAGAAATAATCGTTACACCAGACCATAAATTCCCGATCTTGGATGAAAATACTGGAGAACTCATAGAAGTGAAGGCCGAAAAACTCAGGCCTGGAGACGTAACGCTAACAGCCTGTAAAGTGCCCGTAAGCAGCGAAGTGAAAGAAATCAACGTCGTTGAGCATTTTGTACATGAAAAATACCGGGCTCACGGGCTGAGAGATGTCGTCAAGGAGAAAGCGAAGGAGAAGGGAATTACAATTAAAGAACTCTGCAAGCAGCTTGGTATTTCAAGGTCTGCTGTGGACAAGGACTCCATACCGATGAACGTTTTGCACAGACTGTCAGAAATTCTCGGGCTGAACATTAATGAAGTAGAATTTAGGATAACTCACAGAAAGAAGTTCATATCCGTACCTTCAAAAATAAAACTGACCAGAGAGTTTGGATTTCTTGTTGGAATGTACTTATCCGACGGATTTGCTCGGAGCAACAACAGGCTAAATCAGGTCTCCGTTGCAAGTTCGAGCAAAGAAGTTGCGGAGATGATCTCTAAGATATTCAAAGACTTATTCGGTTATAGACCATCAATACGAAAAGACGGAAACGTTTACGTGTTAACGGCAAGTGGAAAAACGATATACAAACTGTTCGTGGACGTGCTAGGATTGGGTAGAAATGCTAGGGAGAAAAGAATACCATGGTTTGCATTCAACAACAAAGAGTTCGCTCTCGGAGTGATTTCGGGGCTAATTCAGGGCGATGGGAGTGTTGGCAAAGAAGTTTCCATAACCACCGTAAATAGAGATCTCGTAAATGACATCGTTATGCTCATGCTTACTTTAGGCATATTTGCGGGAATCAGTTACGAAAACAGACAGCATAGGAGCGAGAACTACATAGAGTACAAGGTACGTATCTACAGCAGAGACACCATCCAGGAGCTGATAGACCTTGGTCTGATTAAAACGGACAAAACAGAAAAACTCGCTTCAATTCTCGAAAGAAGTGGTGCCTCAAGACGGAAAGAGTTTGGCGACGCCGTTCTCGTGAAAATAAAGGAGATCGAACAGGTAGACAGTGATACAGAATACGTTTACGATTTTGTCATAGACGGTAATAAAACGTTCGTTGCAGGACAGGGTGGCCTGATAACCATAGACTGTGATGGAGACGAGGATTGTGTGATGCTTCTGCTTGACGGCCTGCTGAATTTCTCCCGCAGCTACCTGCCGGACAAGAGAGGAGGTAGAATGGACGCTCCACTCGTACTTACGGTCATCATTGATCCGAAGGAAGTTGACAGCGAGGTACACAACATGGACATAGTCGAAACCTATCCACTCGAATTCTACCAAGCAACTTTGAGGTATGCGAGCCCCAAGGAGCTCACGGGAATTATAGAGCGCGTAGAAGACAGGCTCGAGAGCGATCTGAAGTACTGTGGTCTTTCCTTTACACACGATACAGCAGACATTGCCGCCGGGGTGAAGGAGAGTGCGTACAAAGCGTTGAAGTCGATGCAGGACAAGGTTAAGGCGCAGATGAGGCTCGCAGAGAAAATAATGGCCGTTGATGAGCACGACGTTGCGGAGAAGGTTATATCCTGCCACTTCCTCCCGGACATAATAGGAAACCTGAGGGCGTTCTCGAGGCAGGAGTTCAGGTGTGTGAACTGCAACCAGAAGTACCGCCGGATTCCGCTGCAGGGCAAGTGTGTCAAGTGCGGAGGGAAGCTGACACTCTCTGTTCACGGCGGTTCTATAAAGAAGTACCTCGACATCTCGAAGTACCTGAGCGAGACCTACAACGTGAGCGAGTACACGAAGCAGAGGCTCATGCTAATCGACCTCGAAATTCGCTCTCTGTTCGAGAGCGATACGAGGAAGCAGGTTAAAATCATGGACTTCTTCTGA
- a CDS encoding carbon-nitrogen hydrolase family protein, which produces MRVTVCELPDSLVDETWENLVRHVRKEQSELVVLPEMPACPWFASMSRFDERVWQEALQAHDALMTRLDELTPATVISTRPVQDGAYRLNQAFFWNEGYCAIRTKYYLPDEEGFYEASWFHRGEKDFTVFRTRGIAIGVLICSELMFNEWARLYGKQGAHIIAVPRATERKTLDRWLVALRMAAIVSGAFVLSSNRVGKSGDAGGVEFGGCGWIISPEGDVLASTSRSKPFITMDIDLNEAVCAKRTYPRYIPE; this is translated from the coding sequence ATGAGGGTAACAGTTTGCGAGCTTCCAGACAGTTTGGTGGATGAGACGTGGGAAAATCTCGTTCGGCACGTTAGGAAGGAGCAGAGCGAGCTTGTGGTTTTACCAGAGATGCCAGCCTGTCCATGGTTTGCCTCAATGTCCCGCTTCGACGAAAGGGTCTGGCAGGAGGCGTTGCAGGCCCACGATGCACTCATGACAAGGCTTGATGAACTGACTCCGGCAACGGTGATTTCAACGAGACCCGTCCAGGATGGAGCTTATCGCCTGAACCAGGCTTTCTTCTGGAATGAAGGCTATTGTGCCATCAGGACGAAATACTATCTTCCGGATGAGGAGGGTTTTTACGAAGCAAGCTGGTTCCACAGAGGAGAAAAGGATTTCACGGTCTTTCGTACAAGAGGAATCGCTATTGGCGTTCTCATATGTAGCGAACTGATGTTCAATGAGTGGGCGCGCCTGTACGGGAAGCAGGGTGCACACATAATTGCCGTTCCTCGCGCTACAGAAAGGAAAACTCTTGACCGCTGGCTGGTTGCACTCAGGATGGCAGCCATTGTTTCGGGAGCGTTCGTGCTTTCCTCCAATCGCGTGGGTAAAAGCGGAGATGCTGGAGGTGTCGAATTCGGTGGATGTGGGTGGATTATCTCCCCAGAAGGCGACGTACTAGCCTCTACATCGCGAAGTAAACCGTTCATCACGATGGATATCGATTTAAACGAGGCAGTATGTGCGAAACGGACATATCCGAGATACATTCCTGAGTAA
- a CDS encoding DHH family phosphoesterase, with the protein MKLIVHHWDVDGLCSAAIAVATFDKSETEWENCTPPIGRFELDSRILELIGKADEVYFLDLNMVDAVKAVDKPAIFIDHHNQEKIDKPSVIHVNPVLDGMQVPSASWVVSDYFSLWNHLSAIGAVGDLGAKLFSTEFGSSAEKLLLRHGLTREDALKAVNLIDSSYILMDRKAVEESVEFLAFAEPAELLEREEWIKNVEKIESEIEKAFSNLASNNGIAWIEFSSQFNIISKVARKAVWEEGFEAVIAVNRDFDGMAQVYVRLRNPSPKILRLISELKDRGINAGGKEEVMGAICPKSKVDEVIEILEEVLEWRARFS; encoded by the coding sequence ATGAAGCTTATCGTTCACCACTGGGATGTAGATGGTCTCTGCAGTGCTGCAATAGCGGTAGCAACCTTCGATAAGTCCGAAACCGAGTGGGAAAACTGCACTCCACCAATCGGGCGCTTTGAACTCGATAGCAGAATCCTAGAGCTGATTGGCAAAGCCGATGAGGTTTACTTCCTCGATCTAAATATGGTTGATGCGGTGAAAGCTGTAGATAAGCCGGCAATTTTCATAGACCATCACAATCAGGAGAAAATCGATAAGCCAAGTGTAATCCACGTGAATCCAGTATTAGATGGAATGCAAGTTCCCTCAGCCTCATGGGTTGTATCTGATTATTTTTCCCTCTGGAATCACCTTTCAGCCATAGGCGCTGTGGGAGACCTCGGAGCAAAGCTGTTCTCAACGGAGTTCGGCAGTAGTGCGGAAAAGCTCCTACTCAGACACGGGCTCACGAGAGAGGATGCCTTGAAGGCTGTAAACCTGATAGACTCCAGCTATATCCTAATGGATAGAAAGGCTGTCGAAGAAAGCGTGGAGTTTCTTGCATTTGCCGAACCAGCAGAGTTGCTTGAGAGGGAAGAGTGGATAAAAAATGTGGAAAAGATCGAGAGCGAGATAGAGAAGGCATTTTCAAATCTCGCAAGTAACAATGGAATTGCGTGGATCGAATTCTCATCGCAGTTCAACATCATATCCAAGGTTGCAAGAAAGGCGGTCTGGGAAGAAGGGTTCGAGGCAGTCATTGCTGTGAACAGAGACTTCGACGGCATGGCTCAGGTTTACGTCAGACTCAGAAACCCATCTCCCAAAATCCTCAGGCTTATCTCGGAGCTTAAAGATAGAGGCATCAATGCAGGAGGAAAGGAAGAGGTTATGGGGGCCATATGCCCAAAAAGCAAGGTTGATGAAGTAATTGAAATACTGGAAGAGGTGCTTGAATGGAGAGCAAGGTTTTCGTGA